From the genome of Sediminibacter sp. Hel_I_10:
GTTAAGAATACCGTATATTCTCCTTTGCCCACATTGGCATCAAGGTACTTGAAGAAACGCTCCAAATCTTTATCTAGTCTAATGTAGGTGTCTTCAATTTCTTTAGAATTTACGCCGAAATTATGACCAACATAATCAGTTGAAGAAAAACTTACGGTAAGCACATCTGTAATATTGTCTTTTCCTAAATCTTCTCCTTTAATTGCCGCCATGGCGAAATCTGTGGTCAAGCTATTGCCGTAGGGCGTTGCTTTTAAAATGTCAAATCCGCGATTCTCGTCTTTAAGCTTTACAAGATCGTAAGGAAATGTGGCTTTATCTTTACCATTAAACCCACCCTCAAAGAGGTTCTCATCACTCCCGCTTTCTGTATAAGTAGTTATGTCCTTATAGGTATCCCAAACCTTAAAATAAGATTCGGCAGTTTTCGAAGCATTGAAATCCATGACCCATTTTGGCAAATCTGTTCTGTAAAATGTGCTGGTAATCCAGACCCCTTCATCTTTACCGTGAAACCAATATGCCGCATTTGCAGCGTGACCAGCTGGTAAAATGGCACCTCTATCTTTTATAGCAATACCGATGGTTTTTCCTTTTAATTGGGTGAATAATCTATTCTCGTCCGCAAATGTTGTTGTTTTCATTCGGTGTGGAGACATTTGTCCAGCTCTGTCATTGGTACCTACAGAACTCACGCTATCATCTCCAGCGCAGTACACCATGGCTTTTTCTTCTTTATCATACCAATTGTTACTGATAACACCATGATACTTTGGAGTAGTTCCCGTATAAACTGAGGCATGACCCGGACCCGTGTAGGTTGGCACATAATTAAAATGATTGTTTTTACAATTGAAACCTTCATTTATCATACGCTTGAAGCCACCATTACCATATTTTGACTCAAACCGAGTTAGATAATCGTAACGCATTTGGTCTACCACAATACCCACCACTAACTTAGGTCTAGATGTAACTTCAACAGACTTGCTTGAAGGTTCAGCATTTTGCGAATGTGCCGAAGACAAAGTGATAATAACGCACACAAAAAACAGAATAGTTCTCATAATAATATTGGTTTTTTACTATTTTCAAAAATACAGGTTTTAAGCAAGTATCTTTTAAAGTTAAGGTTAAATACCACTTAGATTTTTTTTACTTTTACCGTAATAAACGCATCAATGACCTACCTTCATAATATAGGCTCATATTTTATTATGATTGCCGAAATGTTCCGCAAACCCACCAAGTGGTCGGTTATGAGGATTTTAATTTTAAAAGACATCGATGATCTTATTATAGGATCACTGGGTATTGTATCGTTTATCTCATTTTTTGTGGGAGGTGTGGTCACCATACAAACCGCATTAAATATAGATAATCCACTTATCCCAAAGTACCTTATTGGTTTTGCAACAAGACAATCTGTTATTTTGGAATTTGCACCGACCTTTATTTCTATCATTATGGCGGGTAAAATGGGATCTTATATTACTTCTAGTATTGGGACCATGCGTGTAACAGAACAGATCGATGCGCTTGAAGTCATGGGTATTAACTCACTTAATTATTTGGTGTTTCCAAAACTAATGGCGCTCATGCTATACCCTTTCGTTATTTCTATTGCTATGTTCTTAGGGATTGTAGGTGGCATGGCTGCAGCTGTTTTTGGAGGCTTTGGTACCTTAGATAATTTTGTTACTGGTGTGCAAACCGATTTTATCCCTTTTCATATGGCCTATGCTTTTATCAAGACCTTTGTTTTTGGTTTTATTTTAGCCACAGTACCTTCGTTTTATGGATATTACATGAAAGGTGGTGCTTTAGAAGTAGGAAAAGCGAGTACAACATCATTTGTTTGGACCAGTGTCTTGATTATTTTGTTTAATTACATCTTAACGTCCTTATTACTGAGCTAATGATTGAAGTCAATAACATAGAAAAGTCTTTTGGAGATGCCCGTATTTTAAAAGGAATCTCTACAACCTTCGAAAAGGGACAAACGAGTTTGGTAATCGGTCAAAGTGGATCTGGAAAAACGGTTTTTCTGAAATGCCTGCTTGGTTTATTCAAACCTGATGGCGGAGAAATTATTTACGACGATAGACCTCTCTCTACCATTACCGATGATGACAGAAGGAATTTACGTGCCGAAATGGGTATGGTATTTCAAGGAAGTGCCCTTTTTGATTCCATGACCATTTTAGAAAATGTGATGTTCCCATTACGAATGTTTACCAAGCAGAGTAAGAGCGAAATGGCAGACCGTGCCGATATTGTATTAAAGCGCGTTAATCTTGAAGGCGCACATAAAAAGATGCCAAGCGAAGCCTCAGGCGGTATGCAAAAGCGTGTGGCTATTGCAAGAGCCATTGTAAACAACCCAAAGTATTTGTTTTGTGATGAGCCTAACTCCGGTTTAGATCCTAAAACAGCTATGGTTATTGATAATCTCATTCAAGAGATTACCGCCGAATATAATATGACCACCATAATCAACACCCATGATATGAATTCTGTTATGGAAATTGGTGAAAAAATTGTATTCTTAAAAGACGGATTAAAAGAATGGGAAGGCTCTAGAGATAATATCTTTAAAACCGATAACCAAGCGGTTACCGATTTTGTGTATTCTTCAGAATTATTCAAGAAAGTTCAAAAGATGTATCTTGATGAAGATCATTAGATTAATTTCTTCTGATAACTATAGAATCTATTTTAAGCTCCTTCTTGAGCCAAGTACTTAAATCTCTCTCTTTTCTCGCAACTACGCTATCGGCTAAAGCAACTTTCCAACGTACTGTGGCCACCTCTAGTGTGTCAATATTGATAAAGTCTTTTGACGCCAGCATCTTAGCATATCCAAAATACTCAAGATCATTAAAACGAACCTTAGCATCTCTAGACAAATTGGTAAACGACACTTTTGACTGACCGCTATTGGCCTCAACCTGTTTGTTTAAATTTGTGATATTTGATTGAAGATTTTCTATCTCCTTTTGAAGTCCAGAAATAACATTGTCTTTTTGATCAAGATCTACATAGGCACGATCGAGAGATTCTAATAATCGATCGGCATTTCTTGTCTTATTGGCATTGATCACCAATTCAAAATCTTGAATATTTTCATAATCCTTCATTTCATTTTGAAGATCACTTAACGTGGCATCTGAAATATCCCCATTAAAATAAAGACTTATTTTTTTGTTTTCAACATCAAGACTTTTCTTTTGCAACCATAAGTTTTCGTTGGCCTCAACTTCATTTTCACAAAAACTTTTATAATCACGCTGGTATTTACTTTCTTGAAGTACCGTTAAAAACGTCCAAATTGCAGGAATCATAACCACAATTGCCACAAGCGTTGCCAATCTTGAAATGCGCTTACGTTTTTTGGAGTTTGCATATTTCAGCATTGGAAAACGCAAAATCTTGATGACCACAAAGGTCGCTAAAGCGATAAAAATGGTATTGATACTGAACAAATACATCGCACCAAAAAAGAACTGCCAATTGCCCTCTGCCAAGCCATAACCCGCAGTACACAGAGGCGGCATTAAGGCTGTTGCAATTGCGACACCAAAAATAACCGAGGCAATGGTTCCCTTTTTAGTTCTGGCAATCATTAAAGCCGCGCCACCAAAAAATGCAATTAAGACGTCCCGAATGTCTGGGCGTGTTCTTGCAAAAAGCTCTGAAGTTTCCTCATTAAGAGGAAAAAGCGCGAAGAATAAAAATGCTGTTAAAAGACTGAGCACAATCATGATGGCCAAATTAATGAGAGATCGCTTAAGCGTATCAATATCATTAATAGCAATAGACAAGCCAACTCCCAAGATAGGCCCCATTAATGGTGAAATTAACATGGCACCAATTACAACTGCTGTAGAATCGGCATTAAGACCAATAGACGCAACAAAGATAGAACAGACCAAAATCCAAGCCGTCGCACCTTTAAAGGGAATATCACCCTTTATAGCTAAAACTGTAGCATCACGATCTGTGTCATCTCTAAAATCAAGAAGTTCATTCATGAATTTAGAAAAGCTCTGCCAAAGACCTTTAGCGTCTTTTTTTACTGCCTCCTTAGAGGCCTCTACCGCTTTATCTTTATTGGTATTGGTTGCTTCGTCAGCTTCGTCTTCCGAGAAATTGAATTTATGCTCGTCACTCATAATTAACCGTAATGTTCACCGAATTCATCCTTAACTTTTTGCAGTACTATTTTTATGTCCTGCTCTTTAGCCTTCGGAAAGATAAGTAAAACTTCGTCTTTGTCTACAATGATGTAATCTTGTAAGCCATCAACCACTACCACTTTACCCGTTTTGCTCCGGATCATGTTTCCGTTAGCATCTTCAGTAAGTGTTTTTGCATTAACGACCGCATTGTTATTATGATCTTTATCTAATTTATCATAAAGGCTTCCCCATGTTCCTAAGTCATTCCAATCAAAGGTTGCTGGCAGTACATAGACATTTTTAGAAGATTCCATAATGGCATAATCGACCGAGATATTTTGTGATTTGGCATAATTCACCTTTATAAATTCTTCTTCTCTCTCCGTATTGTAGTCATTGATCCCCGTTGCGAAGAGTTCAAAAAGCTCGGCTTGATTATTTCTGAAGGCCTCGACAACGCTTTTAGCGCTCCAAACAAAAATACCGGCATTCCATAAAAAATTACCCTGACTTATAAATGATTTTGCCGTCTCGTAATCTGGTTTCTCTCGAAATTGATGCACCGGTTTAATCTGTTCTTCGGAAGACTGGTCATATTCAATATAACCAAAGCCTGTATTTGGAAACGTAGGCTTTATTCCCAAGGTCATCAACGCATCATGTTCTGAACAAAAATCAAAGGCGTGTTGTACATCTGTGGTAAAAGCTTGCTCATCTTCAATCCAATGATCACTAGGCGCCACAATCATGACGGCGTCTTCATTTTCTTTCTGGATTTTTAAAGCCGCATACAAAAT
Proteins encoded in this window:
- the pafA gene encoding alkaline phosphatase PafA, producing MRTILFFVCVIITLSSAHSQNAEPSSKSVEVTSRPKLVVGIVVDQMRYDYLTRFESKYGNGGFKRMINEGFNCKNNHFNYVPTYTGPGHASVYTGTTPKYHGVISNNWYDKEEKAMVYCAGDDSVSSVGTNDRAGQMSPHRMKTTTFADENRLFTQLKGKTIGIAIKDRGAILPAGHAANAAYWFHGKDEGVWITSTFYRTDLPKWVMDFNASKTAESYFKVWDTYKDITTYTESGSDENLFEGGFNGKDKATFPYDLVKLKDENRGFDILKATPYGNSLTTDFAMAAIKGEDLGKDNITDVLTVSFSSTDYVGHNFGVNSKEIEDTYIRLDKDLERFFKYLDANVGKGEYTVFLTADHGAIDVPAYLNSLKIPSGYVDNNDRKEKFQKFLNDTYGTGDVVENISNNQIFLNSEKLKELGLNRVEVQNAIAHEQLSYANIDKVYTAHTFNTTNFTTGIEALLENGFNQKRSGDVILLDDTAYISYGITGTTHGSGLNYDTHVPLLFFGKGIKHGHTYDKTVIPDIAPTISAILGISFPNGATGQPLGFVIE
- a CDS encoding ABC transporter permease, with the protein product MTYLHNIGSYFIMIAEMFRKPTKWSVMRILILKDIDDLIIGSLGIVSFISFFVGGVVTIQTALNIDNPLIPKYLIGFATRQSVILEFAPTFISIIMAGKMGSYITSSIGTMRVTEQIDALEVMGINSLNYLVFPKLMALMLYPFVISIAMFLGIVGGMAAAVFGGFGTLDNFVTGVQTDFIPFHMAYAFIKTFVFGFILATVPSFYGYYMKGGALEVGKASTTSFVWTSVLIILFNYILTSLLLS
- a CDS encoding ABC transporter ATP-binding protein, encoding MIEVNNIEKSFGDARILKGISTTFEKGQTSLVIGQSGSGKTVFLKCLLGLFKPDGGEIIYDDRPLSTITDDDRRNLRAEMGMVFQGSALFDSMTILENVMFPLRMFTKQSKSEMADRADIVLKRVNLEGAHKKMPSEASGGMQKRVAIARAIVNNPKYLFCDEPNSGLDPKTAMVIDNLIQEITAEYNMTTIINTHDMNSVMEIGEKIVFLKDGLKEWEGSRDNIFKTDNQAVTDFVYSSELFKKVQKMYLDEDH
- a CDS encoding DUF389 domain-containing protein translates to MSDEHKFNFSEDEADEATNTNKDKAVEASKEAVKKDAKGLWQSFSKFMNELLDFRDDTDRDATVLAIKGDIPFKGATAWILVCSIFVASIGLNADSTAVVIGAMLISPLMGPILGVGLSIAINDIDTLKRSLINLAIMIVLSLLTAFLFFALFPLNEETSELFARTRPDIRDVLIAFFGGAALMIARTKKGTIASVIFGVAIATALMPPLCTAGYGLAEGNWQFFFGAMYLFSINTIFIALATFVVIKILRFPMLKYANSKKRKRISRLATLVAIVVMIPAIWTFLTVLQESKYQRDYKSFCENEVEANENLWLQKKSLDVENKKISLYFNGDISDATLSDLQNEMKDYENIQDFELVINANKTRNADRLLESLDRAYVDLDQKDNVISGLQKEIENLQSNITNLNKQVEANSGQSKVSFTNLSRDAKVRFNDLEYFGYAKMLASKDFINIDTLEVATVRWKVALADSVVARKERDLSTWLKKELKIDSIVIRRN
- a CDS encoding mannose-1-phosphate guanylyltransferase, whose protein sequence is MKNKNYYAILMAGGVGSRFWPISTESFPKQFHDMLGTGDTLIQKTFHRLAKLIPKENIFILTNERYNNLVLEQLPEVTKRQVVLEPAMRNTAPCILYAALKIQKENEDAVMIVAPSDHWIEDEQAFTTDVQHAFDFCSEHDALMTLGIKPTFPNTGFGYIEYDQSSEEQIKPVHQFREKPDYETAKSFISQGNFLWNAGIFVWSAKSVVEAFRNNQAELFELFATGINDYNTEREEEFIKVNYAKSQNISVDYAIMESSKNVYVLPATFDWNDLGTWGSLYDKLDKDHNNNAVVNAKTLTEDANGNMIRSKTGKVVVVDGLQDYIIVDKDEVLLIFPKAKEQDIKIVLQKVKDEFGEHYG